In one Terriglobia bacterium genomic region, the following are encoded:
- a CDS encoding FkbM family methyltransferase, which yields MFVPRNARTWVQVQRGPAAGLWLHLNPRTGRPYFEGQVEPEVQSVLQQQLRPGMVFYDIGANVGFFTILAARLVGPEGRVTSFEADPEVAARLREHVARNACAQVTVEQRAVWSESCGVLFERTDPRSSPDRGLGRVVSAGAGNTIPVNAVSLDEYARTSGPPDFVKCDVEGAEVEVFRGAQNLLQERRPGILCEMHSEENRRILLGEFSLHGYACQPCGEHHVLALPR from the coding sequence ATGTTTGTCCCGCGCAATGCGCGGACCTGGGTGCAGGTTCAGCGCGGTCCGGCCGCAGGACTCTGGCTTCATTTGAATCCGCGCACCGGCCGGCCCTATTTTGAGGGTCAAGTCGAGCCAGAAGTACAAAGCGTCCTCCAGCAGCAATTGCGTCCCGGGATGGTGTTTTACGATATCGGTGCAAACGTGGGTTTCTTCACGATCCTCGCTGCGCGCCTTGTTGGTCCGGAAGGCCGCGTCACGTCTTTCGAAGCTGATCCCGAGGTTGCCGCACGACTCCGCGAACATGTTGCACGCAACGCTTGCGCTCAGGTCACCGTGGAGCAGAGGGCCGTCTGGTCGGAGTCATGCGGGGTTTTATTTGAGCGCACGGATCCGCGCAGCTCACCCGATCGGGGTCTCGGACGCGTCGTTAGCGCCGGCGCCGGAAATACGATTCCGGTGAACGCCGTATCCCTGGATGAATATGCGCGGACGTCCGGACCTCCGGATTTTGTGAAATGTGACGTCGAAGGCGCCGAAGTCGAAGTCTTCCGCGGCGCACAGAACCTGCTGCAGGAGAGGCGCCCTGGAATTCTGTGCGAAATGCATAGCGAAGAGAATCGCCGCATCCTACTCGGAGAATTTTCCCTCCACGGTTATGCCTGCCAGCCTTGCGGCGAACACCATGTACTGGCGCTTCCTCGATGA
- a CDS encoding glycosyltransferase has translation MTQKCIALLGHRDAPTDAIEEYCGYLGAALQPHGFACEMVRVPWAERGWSAALAELRQQAAGWRGAWVLLQYTALAWSRHGFPLRVPRLLRLLKKSGARCGVVFHDVHPYSGGRVVDSIRQTFQHHAMRETFRLADLAFFTILPETLAWVPDQPHKALFIPVGANLHAPERFWCTAEKDPAAPLCVAVFGVTGGANIAREARVIAQAVRFATPPAGRLRLVVLGRHSQEARSAFEKELDASRIELQTLGVLPAEEVARTLAQADVLLFARGQVSTRRSSALAGIACGLPVVAYSGPDTTAPITEAGVVLVKEGDSEGLAAALERVLSDARLRGALRERSRCAQQNYFSWSAIAARYAEALRNSG, from the coding sequence ATGACACAAAAGTGCATTGCGCTGCTTGGCCATCGCGACGCGCCGACCGACGCCATCGAGGAGTACTGCGGCTATCTTGGCGCGGCCCTGCAGCCGCACGGCTTCGCCTGCGAGATGGTGCGCGTGCCGTGGGCGGAACGCGGCTGGTCCGCCGCGCTCGCGGAACTGCGCCAGCAGGCCGCCGGGTGGCGCGGCGCCTGGGTCCTTCTTCAATACACCGCTCTCGCCTGGTCGCGCCACGGCTTTCCCCTGCGTGTGCCGCGCCTCCTGCGCTTACTGAAAAAATCCGGCGCGCGCTGCGGCGTGGTCTTCCACGACGTCCACCCCTATTCCGGCGGCCGGGTGGTCGACAGCATCCGCCAGACTTTCCAGCACCATGCCATGCGCGAAACTTTTCGCCTCGCGGATCTCGCCTTCTTCACGATTCTCCCGGAAACCCTGGCGTGGGTTCCGGATCAGCCCCACAAAGCGCTCTTCATTCCCGTGGGCGCCAATCTGCATGCGCCGGAACGTTTCTGGTGCACCGCGGAAAAAGATCCGGCTGCGCCGCTCTGCGTGGCCGTCTTCGGCGTGACCGGCGGGGCCAACATTGCGCGGGAAGCGCGTGTGATCGCCCAGGCCGTGCGGTTTGCCACCCCGCCGGCGGGACGCCTGCGCCTCGTGGTCCTCGGCCGCCACTCCCAGGAAGCCCGCAGCGCCTTCGAAAAGGAGCTGGACGCTTCCCGCATTGAGTTGCAAACGCTGGGCGTGCTGCCCGCAGAGGAGGTAGCGCGCACGCTGGCGCAAGCGGATGTGCTGCTGTTTGCGCGCGGGCAGGTCTCCACGCGTCGCAGCAGCGCTTTGGCGGGCATTGCCTGCGGCCTCCCGGTCGTCGCCTACAGCGGCCCGGACACCACCGCGCCCATCACCGAAGCCGGAGTCGTCCTGGTAAAGGAAGGCGACAGCGAAGGTCTCGCCGCCGCTTTGGAGCGCGTCCTCAGCGATGCGCGGTTGCGCGGCGCCCTGCGCGAGCGCAGCCGCTGTGCCCAGCAGAACTATTTTTCCTGGAGCGCCATCGCCGCCCGCTATGCCGAAGCCCTGCGCAACTCTGGTTGA
- a CDS encoding HAMP domain-containing histidine kinase, with product MMASARSYGWLIGAWVVVLGGYTAAFLTIKPGYSLTAFGDLTQCVLPLLVNGCLLLNAGTSQWRRNIFWMLLALSCTLWMFGQFQWAYFEVYLREPLPDLFPGDIIFFLRGVPLMAALALQPHWRRAEPQWRYGYLDFGLLLAWWVFLYGFVVLPWMYAAPLIGQYNFNYNLLANIQNLLIGGGLGYLWLRTRGSWRKIYAHLFAGTTLYMLASLVINVAIDEHKYHTGSFYDLPLLASFLWLGTAGLVGYRHRAELEAPGGEGDADRNSELHRRENVVISRLAIATVLSLPLFAIWALRFSEDPGPVIDFRLMEVLLASMPLGVLVFFRQHLSEADRSRLLSASQNSVADLQRMQAHLVQSEKLASLGQLAAGAAHEINNPLTAILGFSDLLAEDTTLPEKPRLIAGKIREQARRTKTLVANLQSFARQVPSERVLLDINTIISNAVQLRALDLSASTRIDLQLEPVLPGVRGDGNQLLQIFFNILSNALDAMEAAGGVLTIKSMRERGNVVVLFSDTGPGMREPNRVFDPFYTTKPVGKGTGLGLSICYGFVQEHGGTITCANRREGGAVFRVELPAVLASFPVRDHNTPVPLPLVPKKS from the coding sequence TTGATGGCTTCGGCCCGCTCATACGGCTGGTTGATCGGCGCCTGGGTTGTGGTCCTGGGGGGGTACACCGCTGCCTTCCTGACGATCAAGCCCGGGTATTCGCTGACGGCGTTCGGGGATCTGACGCAGTGCGTTCTTCCGCTGCTGGTGAATGGCTGCCTGCTGCTCAACGCCGGGACGTCGCAGTGGCGGCGCAATATTTTCTGGATGTTGCTGGCGCTGAGCTGCACGCTGTGGATGTTCGGGCAGTTTCAATGGGCGTATTTCGAAGTCTATCTGCGGGAGCCGCTCCCGGACCTTTTCCCTGGCGACATCATCTTCTTCCTGCGCGGGGTACCGCTGATGGCAGCGCTGGCCCTGCAGCCGCACTGGCGGCGCGCGGAGCCGCAGTGGCGCTACGGATATCTTGATTTCGGGCTGCTGCTGGCCTGGTGGGTGTTTCTCTACGGGTTTGTCGTGCTTCCCTGGATGTATGCCGCGCCCTTGATCGGACAGTACAACTTCAACTACAACCTGCTGGCGAACATTCAGAATCTGTTGATTGGGGGCGGCCTCGGGTATCTCTGGCTGCGCACGCGCGGTTCCTGGCGGAAGATCTATGCGCATCTCTTCGCGGGCACCACGCTGTACATGCTGGCTTCCCTGGTGATCAACGTGGCCATCGACGAACACAAGTACCACACCGGCAGCTTCTATGATCTGCCGCTGCTCGCCTCCTTTCTGTGGCTGGGAACGGCGGGCCTGGTGGGCTACCGCCACCGCGCCGAACTCGAAGCGCCCGGGGGGGAAGGCGATGCAGACAGGAACAGCGAACTGCATCGCCGCGAAAATGTGGTGATATCGCGCCTGGCGATTGCTACCGTGCTTTCGCTGCCGCTGTTTGCCATCTGGGCTCTGCGTTTCAGCGAAGATCCCGGTCCGGTAATTGATTTTCGCCTGATGGAGGTGCTGCTGGCTTCTATGCCTCTCGGGGTTCTCGTTTTTTTCCGGCAACACCTGAGCGAGGCCGATCGCTCTCGCCTTCTGTCCGCATCCCAAAATTCCGTCGCGGATCTGCAGCGGATGCAGGCGCATCTGGTGCAGTCGGAGAAGCTGGCCTCGCTGGGCCAGCTGGCCGCGGGCGCTGCGCACGAAATCAACAATCCGCTTACCGCCATCCTGGGTTTTTCCGACCTGCTTGCCGAGGACACCACGCTGCCCGAAAAGCCGCGCCTGATTGCGGGCAAGATCCGTGAACAGGCGCGGCGCACCAAGACGCTGGTGGCCAATCTGCAGAGCTTCGCACGGCAGGTGCCCAGCGAGCGCGTGCTCCTGGACATCAACACCATCATCAGCAATGCCGTGCAATTGCGCGCGCTGGACTTATCCGCCTCCACACGCATCGACCTGCAGCTCGAACCCGTCCTCCCCGGCGTGCGCGGCGACGGCAATCAACTGCTACAGATTTTCTTCAACATCCTGAGCAATGCCTTGGATGCCATGGAGGCCGCCGGGGGCGTCCTGACCATCAAGAGCATGCGCGAGCGCGGCAACGTCGTGGTGCTCTTCTCCGATACCGGCCCCGGGATGCGGGAGCCGAATCGCGTTTTCGATCCCTTCTACACCACCAAGCCCGTGGGCAAAGGCACCGGGCTGGGCCTGAGTATCTGCTACGGATTCGTGCAGGAGCACGGCGGCACGATCACCTGCGCCAACCGCCGGGAGGGAGGCGCGGTCTTCCGCGTCGAACTGCCCGCGGTCCTGGCCTCTTTCCCCGTGCGCGATCACAACACGCCGGTACCGCTCCCGCTGGTGCCAAAGAAGTCCTGA
- a CDS encoding M20/M25/M40 family metallo-hydrolase: protein MRNIQWPLVCLLFPVLLLAPRAAAQDPLGSLGKMQGTPAVAGYEQELAAELREKLQEFSPHTDNLGNVYVTLGSGAPHRLIVTAVDEPGYVVSAITPEGFLRVQRLPQGAPNAVFDLLHAAQPVWVMTRGGKKIPGVFAGLSVHLQPARQNAPKMAHPDEMYVDIGAGSAEEVRAAGVDVLDPLALQRSAFSVGATSLAGPALGDRAGAAALVAVLESLDRSHVHGTLTVAFVTQQWTGGRGLERLLNEFHPDEMIYVGRLFPPKANPASGAAASPGSGVLLGVADAGAPLADFPAAVKQLAEANHIPVHTMTAAPPRIAGYAKASAFPARFAQVFVPTLWAVTPGEVLNSGDLAQLANLLALYAGSAQPHVLLGSGPAGLDSPAAFSLPALVRAYGASGHEGAVREKVKQLLPKWAKTETDAAGNLVLHLGDAKGKASAKTPRIVFVAHMDEIGYQVRAIEPDGRLLVDVLGGGFTEYFLGHVVLVHKADGSSVGGVLELPAGWDQPGFEWPRGMKAMDEPSHVYVGTKSAEETQKLGIQAGDWITIPKEYRALLGTRANGRSFDDRVGCAALVEAVRALGPELVGRDVTFLWSTEEEVGLKGAAAAAERMEKEGRAPDFIFAIDTFVSSDSPLESKRFADAETGKGFVVRAVDNSNIVPREYVDRVLALARENQIAAQYGVTGGGNDGAVFTRYGTVDIALGWPLRYSHSPAEVIDTRDADALARIIAVLAKSW from the coding sequence TTGCGAAACATTCAATGGCCGCTGGTTTGTCTGCTCTTCCCGGTTCTGTTGCTGGCGCCGCGGGCCGCCGCCCAGGACCCCTTGGGGAGCCTCGGGAAAATGCAGGGCACGCCGGCCGTGGCGGGGTATGAGCAGGAGCTGGCCGCGGAACTGCGCGAGAAATTACAGGAATTTTCGCCGCACACGGACAATCTGGGCAATGTCTACGTCACGCTGGGCAGCGGCGCGCCGCACCGGCTGATCGTGACCGCAGTGGACGAGCCGGGCTACGTCGTCAGTGCCATCACGCCGGAGGGGTTTCTGCGCGTGCAGCGGCTGCCGCAGGGCGCGCCGAATGCGGTGTTCGATCTGCTGCATGCGGCGCAGCCGGTGTGGGTGATGACGCGCGGCGGAAAGAAGATTCCGGGCGTGTTCGCGGGGCTTTCGGTGCACCTGCAGCCGGCACGGCAGAACGCGCCGAAGATGGCGCATCCCGATGAGATGTACGTGGACATCGGCGCGGGCAGCGCGGAAGAGGTGCGCGCCGCCGGGGTGGACGTGCTCGATCCGCTGGCCCTGCAGCGCAGCGCGTTCTCCGTGGGCGCGACCTCCCTGGCCGGGCCGGCGCTCGGCGACCGCGCCGGCGCCGCGGCACTGGTGGCTGTGCTGGAGAGCCTGGACCGCAGCCACGTCCACGGCACGCTGACAGTTGCGTTTGTCACCCAGCAGTGGACCGGCGGCCGCGGCTTGGAGCGTCTGCTGAACGAATTTCATCCCGACGAGATGATCTATGTGGGGCGCTTGTTTCCGCCCAAGGCGAATCCGGCCTCCGGAGCAGCCGCGTCTCCCGGCAGCGGGGTGCTGCTGGGAGTGGCGGACGCGGGGGCGCCGCTGGCGGATTTTCCGGCCGCAGTCAAGCAGCTCGCCGAAGCCAATCACATCCCCGTGCACACGATGACCGCGGCTCCTCCGCGCATCGCCGGCTACGCCAAGGCCAGCGCTTTTCCTGCGCGGTTCGCGCAGGTTTTCGTCCCCACGCTTTGGGCGGTCACGCCGGGCGAAGTGTTGAATTCTGGGGACCTCGCGCAGCTTGCGAACCTGCTGGCGCTGTATGCCGGATCCGCGCAGCCGCATGTCCTGCTCGGCAGCGGGCCGGCTGGGCTGGATAGTCCCGCGGCATTCTCCCTGCCGGCGCTGGTGCGGGCCTACGGGGCAAGCGGTCATGAAGGGGCGGTGCGGGAAAAGGTGAAGCAGCTTCTGCCCAAGTGGGCGAAGACGGAGACGGACGCGGCGGGAAACTTGGTCCTGCATCTCGGCGACGCCAAGGGGAAGGCCAGTGCGAAGACGCCGCGCATCGTGTTCGTGGCGCACATGGACGAGATCGGTTACCAGGTGCGGGCGATCGAGCCGGACGGGCGGCTGCTGGTGGACGTGCTGGGCGGGGGCTTCACCGAATATTTTCTCGGGCACGTCGTGCTGGTGCACAAGGCGGACGGTAGTTCGGTGGGCGGGGTGCTCGAGTTGCCCGCCGGCTGGGATCAGCCGGGGTTCGAATGGCCGCGCGGGATGAAGGCGATGGACGAGCCGTCGCATGTCTATGTGGGCACGAAATCGGCGGAGGAGACGCAGAAGCTGGGAATCCAGGCCGGGGACTGGATCACGATACCCAAGGAGTACCGGGCGTTGCTGGGGACGCGGGCGAATGGGCGCAGCTTCGACGATCGCGTGGGCTGCGCGGCGCTGGTGGAAGCGGTGCGGGCGCTGGGGCCGGAGCTGGTAGGACGCGATGTCACGTTCCTCTGGTCCACCGAAGAAGAGGTGGGACTGAAGGGGGCCGCGGCCGCTGCGGAGCGCATGGAGAAAGAGGGCCGGGCTCCGGATTTCATCTTCGCCATCGATACCTTTGTGAGCTCGGATTCGCCGCTGGAATCGAAGCGCTTTGCCGATGCGGAGACCGGCAAGGGCTTCGTGGTGCGCGCGGTGGACAATTCGAATATCGTGCCGCGGGAGTACGTGGACCGCGTTTTGGCGCTGGCGCGGGAGAACCAGATAGCGGCGCAATACGGAGTGACCGGGGGCGGGAACGACGGCGCGGTCTTTACGCGCTACGGAACGGTGGATATCGCGCTGGGCTGGCCGCTGCGCTATTCGCACTCGCCCGCAGAGGTGATCGACACGCGCGACGCGGACGCGCTGGCGCGGATCATCGCAGTGCTGGCGAAGAGCTGGTAG
- a CDS encoding c-type cytochrome, with the protein MQRTSALSQFNSWLTFRRLSSCLSVPVLCAALLLAAGAGFGQGNPAAAGADQHPNAGQVWTPQLNAADRCATCHPQLPPPNTTQLSLQQPNRVDPLVPHHTKDWGCTVCHRGQGAAAEKEQAHQPELAPAQPLLPTSYIQASCGICHRADLPDTPQLNRGRLLLSEFGCLGCHRLEGIERPAMLGPDLTDIGSKVSAEWIYKWLKEPRTIIDDAGNAIVSGYQMEPRMPQFRLNEEELRDLSAYLSSLRSKPLEPYKFDPQVVAALENSPDLVDQGEARFRQMFCTTCHSLAVTRGGETKLIGGDIGPEMTKVGSKVNPDWLVAWLRNPQAFLPKSKMPRYEWSDQDLYVVTRFISTKLTDPDLLQGIPKLGAPTPEQIRFGRRQFLKKGCGSCHAVSGMKLQEDFGPNLASLGAESISHLHFGNAKIPRSLVAYLQAKISDPISVNPTAEMPQYRFNSADLDAMTTALLSMTGAPSSGAMERLIVPRTQAEFHPTGAFAQVYERYKCYVCHQFNGYGGTLATDLSYEGSRAQRQWLIDFLKNPQTLRPSLILRMPQFNMTDQEASILADSIGRDLRSPAVNPASVEPAQFTPQMAALGKQLYEVKYQCQACHSIGAGGGYVGPDLSNVGNWMTAAWIEAWLKDPQALLPGGIEPRRALAEDEVKALTAYLMTLRQSEPAGRAAAAAGVGQ; encoded by the coding sequence GTGCAGCGGACCTCTGCGCTTTCCCAGTTCAATTCCTGGCTGACCTTCCGCCGCCTCTCCTCGTGCCTCTCCGTGCCCGTGTTGTGTGCGGCGCTGCTGCTGGCAGCCGGAGCAGGATTCGGGCAGGGGAACCCTGCTGCGGCAGGGGCGGACCAGCACCCCAACGCCGGCCAAGTTTGGACGCCGCAGTTGAACGCGGCGGATCGCTGCGCAACGTGTCATCCGCAACTCCCCCCGCCCAACACCACGCAACTCTCCCTCCAGCAGCCCAACCGCGTGGATCCGCTCGTCCCCCATCACACGAAGGACTGGGGCTGCACCGTGTGTCACCGCGGCCAGGGCGCCGCTGCAGAAAAAGAGCAGGCCCATCAGCCCGAGCTCGCCCCGGCGCAACCCCTCCTTCCGACCAGCTACATCCAGGCTTCCTGCGGCATCTGCCATCGCGCGGATCTCCCGGATACTCCTCAATTGAACCGCGGTCGCCTGCTGCTCAGTGAATTCGGTTGCCTGGGGTGCCACCGTCTGGAGGGTATCGAGCGCCCCGCCATGCTCGGTCCGGACCTGACCGACATCGGAAGCAAAGTCAGCGCCGAGTGGATCTACAAGTGGCTGAAAGAGCCGCGCACGATCATCGACGATGCGGGCAACGCCATAGTGAGCGGCTACCAAATGGAGCCGCGCATGCCTCAGTTCCGCCTGAACGAGGAGGAACTCCGGGACCTCTCCGCGTACTTGAGTTCCCTCCGCAGCAAGCCGCTGGAACCCTATAAGTTCGATCCCCAAGTGGTGGCGGCCTTGGAAAACAGTCCGGATCTGGTGGATCAAGGAGAAGCTCGCTTCCGCCAGATGTTTTGTACCACGTGCCATTCCCTGGCCGTGACCCGGGGCGGCGAGACCAAGCTCATTGGCGGAGACATCGGACCCGAAATGACCAAGGTCGGCAGCAAGGTGAATCCAGACTGGCTGGTGGCCTGGCTCCGCAATCCGCAGGCCTTCCTCCCGAAGAGCAAGATGCCGCGCTACGAGTGGTCGGATCAGGACCTCTATGTGGTCACTCGTTTTATCAGCACAAAACTGACGGACCCGGACCTGCTGCAGGGAATTCCGAAACTGGGGGCGCCTACCCCGGAACAGATTCGTTTCGGCCGTCGCCAGTTCCTGAAGAAAGGATGCGGGAGCTGCCACGCGGTTTCGGGCATGAAGCTGCAGGAAGATTTTGGGCCGAACCTTGCCAGCCTGGGCGCGGAGAGTATTTCCCACCTGCATTTTGGCAATGCCAAGATTCCTCGGAGCCTGGTCGCCTATCTCCAGGCGAAAATCAGCGACCCTATCTCCGTGAATCCCACCGCGGAAATGCCGCAGTATCGTTTCAACTCCGCGGACCTGGATGCGATGACGACGGCGCTGCTGAGCATGACGGGCGCTCCCTCCAGCGGCGCGATGGAGCGCCTGATCGTGCCGCGCACGCAAGCGGAGTTTCACCCCACCGGCGCATTCGCGCAGGTCTACGAGCGATACAAATGTTATGTCTGCCACCAATTCAACGGTTACGGCGGGACGCTCGCGACGGACCTCTCTTACGAAGGCAGCCGCGCGCAGCGCCAGTGGCTGATTGACTTTCTAAAGAACCCGCAGACCCTGCGTCCCAGTCTCATACTGCGCATGCCGCAGTTCAACATGACCGACCAGGAAGCTTCCATCCTGGCTGACTCCATCGGCCGGGATCTCCGGAGTCCCGCGGTAAATCCCGCCAGCGTGGAACCCGCGCAGTTCACGCCCCAGATGGCGGCGCTGGGCAAGCAGCTTTACGAGGTGAAGTATCAGTGCCAGGCCTGCCACTCCATCGGGGCGGGCGGCGGATACGTCGGACCCGACTTGAGCAACGTGGGGAACTGGATGACGGCGGCCTGGATCGAAGCGTGGCTGAAGGACCCGCAGGCGCTGCTGCCCGGAGGCATCGAGCCGCGCCGCGCTCTGGCCGAAGACGAGGTCAAGGCGCTCACTGCGTATCTGATGACTTTGCGGCAGAGCGAGCCAGCGGGGCGCGCGGCTGCGGCAGCAGGAGTGGGGCAATGA
- a CDS encoding cytochrome c, translating into MRKHFAFVALALYLAMNFSAYRGGATVQAEPRQKAYAMEPDWNDPQRLIPLNYQQARGKRLFYQYCVWCHADSTPAGPSNRSNLNPVPPLLNDGAALNGKSNEFLLDITTLGGSAMGKSAMMPPYGRTLTREEIQALIAYARAIAQPLYQPPAPREPEH; encoded by the coding sequence ATGAGGAAGCACTTTGCGTTTGTCGCGCTGGCGCTCTACCTGGCCATGAACTTTTCAGCTTACCGCGGGGGCGCTACGGTACAAGCTGAACCGCGGCAAAAAGCGTATGCGATGGAGCCCGACTGGAACGACCCGCAACGCTTGATCCCGCTGAATTATCAGCAGGCGCGCGGCAAACGCCTGTTCTATCAATATTGCGTCTGGTGCCATGCGGATTCGACTCCAGCTGGACCCTCCAACCGCTCGAACCTGAACCCGGTCCCGCCGTTGCTGAATGACGGGGCCGCCTTGAACGGAAAGAGCAACGAATTCCTGCTCGACATCACCACACTGGGGGGCAGCGCGATGGGGAAATCGGCGATGATGCCTCCTTATGGACGGACGTTGACCCGCGAGGAAATTCAGGCGTTGATCGCCTATGCTCGTGCTATTGCACAGCCGCTCTATCAGCCTCCGGCCCCTCGAGAACCCGAACACTGA